One Actinomyces respiraculi DNA window includes the following coding sequences:
- a CDS encoding AMP-binding protein: MSEHVGDTSERYLRPHYAPGVPGVIAPVTEPLSRMLDDATRRYPDRLALDFLGASTTYAQLSRQVAQAAEALRALGVRPGDVVGVILPNCPQHVVIAYAVWRLGAILAEHNPLAPAAQLREQIESHRGTVIIAWEKTLARLVQASGSLGAAGLTGRRVLSVDLSRGLPWTSRLALSLPVAAARAQRSELRGKVPSGVRSWDDLISACAPLPAGHRLPDVDDVAVLLHTGGTTGTPKAVKLTHRNLRSNAEMSLTWASQACEPGQETFYSVLPFFHAFGMSLSLLCAVGLAATQVILPKFSADMVLAAWKRHPATFFPGVPVMFDRIVTRANATGADLSSCTIAVCGAAANPRAVAEAWEEATGGVIIEGYGMTESSPIILGNPISPERRPGALGVPYPSTDVRIVDPEDPDTEVAPGEVGELLARGPQVFVGYWENPEETDAVLLPGGWLRTGDLVRQEADGFYVIADRRKELIISGGFNIYPTEVEAAVRSMPEVEEVAVVGLPGDAGNEHVVAAIVPKEGQTVSLEQVRTWAERTLSHYALPKQVAILKEMPRSQIGKILRRVVREELLAAREAASAASDAVASTIVERLGEGARGGRDVRDGKGRPENGGGEEPAS, encoded by the coding sequence ATGAGCGAGCACGTCGGCGACACCTCCGAGCGCTACCTGCGCCCCCACTACGCCCCCGGGGTCCCCGGAGTCATCGCCCCCGTCACCGAGCCCCTCTCACGCATGCTCGACGACGCCACCCGACGCTACCCCGACCGCCTCGCCCTCGACTTCCTGGGCGCCTCCACCACCTACGCCCAGCTCAGCCGCCAGGTCGCCCAGGCGGCTGAGGCGCTGCGGGCCCTGGGGGTCCGCCCGGGCGACGTCGTCGGCGTCATCCTGCCCAACTGCCCCCAGCACGTCGTCATCGCCTACGCCGTCTGGCGCCTGGGCGCCATCCTGGCCGAGCACAACCCGCTCGCCCCCGCAGCCCAGCTGCGCGAGCAGATCGAGAGCCACCGGGGAACGGTCATCATCGCCTGGGAGAAGACCCTCGCCCGCCTCGTGCAGGCCTCCGGCTCGCTCGGCGCGGCGGGCCTGACCGGCCGCCGCGTGCTGTCCGTGGATCTCTCGCGCGGCCTGCCCTGGACCAGCCGCCTGGCACTGAGCCTGCCCGTCGCCGCAGCCCGGGCCCAGCGCTCCGAGCTGCGCGGCAAGGTCCCCTCCGGGGTGCGCTCCTGGGACGACCTCATATCCGCCTGCGCCCCGCTGCCCGCCGGCCACCGGCTGCCCGACGTCGACGACGTCGCCGTCCTGCTGCACACGGGCGGCACCACCGGCACCCCCAAGGCCGTCAAGCTCACCCACCGCAACCTGCGCTCCAACGCCGAGATGAGCCTGACCTGGGCGTCCCAGGCCTGCGAGCCCGGCCAGGAGACCTTCTACTCGGTGCTGCCCTTCTTCCACGCCTTCGGCATGAGCCTGTCACTGCTGTGCGCCGTCGGCCTGGCCGCCACCCAGGTGATCCTGCCCAAGTTCAGCGCGGACATGGTCCTGGCCGCCTGGAAGCGCCACCCGGCCACCTTCTTCCCGGGCGTGCCGGTGATGTTCGACCGGATCGTCACGCGCGCCAACGCCACCGGTGCCGACCTGTCCTCCTGCACGATCGCCGTGTGCGGCGCGGCCGCGAACCCGCGGGCCGTCGCCGAGGCCTGGGAGGAGGCCACGGGGGGCGTCATCATCGAGGGCTACGGCATGACCGAGTCCTCCCCCATCATCCTGGGCAACCCCATCTCCCCCGAGCGGCGCCCCGGAGCCCTAGGCGTGCCCTACCCCTCGACGGATGTGAGGATCGTCGATCCGGAGGACCCCGACACCGAGGTCGCCCCCGGTGAGGTCGGCGAGCTGCTGGCGCGCGGCCCGCAGGTCTTCGTCGGTTACTGGGAGAACCCGGAGGAGACCGACGCCGTGCTCCTGCCCGGGGGTTGGCTGCGCACCGGCGACCTCGTGCGCCAGGAGGCCGATGGCTTCTACGTCATCGCCGACCGCCGCAAGGAGCTCATCATCTCCGGCGGCTTCAACATCTACCCCACCGAGGTCGAGGCCGCCGTGCGCTCCATGCCCGAGGTTGAGGAGGTCGCCGTCGTCGGCCTGCCCGGGGACGCCGGCAATGAGCACGTTGTGGCTGCGATCGTGCCCAAGGAGGGCCAGACGGTGAGCCTGGAGCAGGTGCGCACCTGGGCCGAGCGCACCCTGTCCCACTACGCCCTGCCCAAGCAGGTGGCGATCCTCAAGGAGATGCCGCGCTCGCAGATCGGCAAGATCCTGCGCCGGGTGGTGCGTGAGGAGCTGCTGGCCGCCCGTGAGGCCGCCTCCGCCGCCTCCGACGCCGTCGCCTCCACCATCGTTGAAAGGCTCGGTGAGGGCGCCCGGGGCGGCAGGGACGTGAGGGACGGCAAGGGCAGACCCGAGAACGGAGGCGGCGAGGAGCCGGCCTCGTGA
- the dapA gene encoding 4-hydroxy-tetrahydrodipicolinate synthase, which yields MSALPSRSFGSVGVAMVTPFHTDGSIDVEAAQALAVSLVDDGADLILLAGTTGEAPTTHLPEKQTLLREVKDALAGRAMLMAGVGSNDTAHAVRIGIGSQEAGAEALLINAPYYNRPSQEGVYQHIMSVVETTDLPVMLYDIPGRTGVKILDDTLSRLAEHPRIKAVKDATGDVEQGFERMEATGLEYYSGDDGLNFAWLAHGASGVVSVVAHADARSWREMITEVDAGDLGGARKVAQRIRPLVRAIMSGGQGAVMAKEALLLQGRLPEATVRLPLVRAEVGEVAALREVLQAQGLL from the coding sequence ATGAGCGCACTTCCTTCCCGGTCCTTCGGTTCCGTCGGCGTCGCCATGGTCACGCCCTTCCACACTGACGGCTCCATCGACGTCGAGGCCGCCCAGGCGCTGGCCGTCAGCCTCGTCGACGATGGCGCCGACCTCATTCTCCTGGCCGGCACCACCGGCGAGGCCCCCACCACCCACCTGCCCGAGAAGCAGACGCTCCTGCGCGAGGTCAAGGACGCCCTTGCCGGACGCGCCATGCTCATGGCCGGCGTCGGCTCCAACGACACCGCCCACGCCGTGCGCATCGGCATCGGCTCCCAGGAGGCGGGCGCCGAGGCCCTGCTCATCAACGCCCCCTACTACAACCGCCCCAGCCAGGAAGGCGTTTACCAGCACATCATGTCCGTGGTCGAGACCACGGACCTGCCGGTCATGCTCTACGACATCCCTGGGCGCACCGGGGTCAAGATCCTCGATGACACCCTCTCCCGCCTCGCCGAACACCCCCGGATCAAGGCCGTCAAGGACGCCACCGGGGACGTCGAGCAGGGCTTCGAGCGCATGGAGGCCACCGGCCTGGAGTACTACTCCGGGGATGACGGCCTCAACTTCGCCTGGCTCGCTCACGGCGCCTCCGGCGTCGTCTCTGTGGTGGCCCACGCCGACGCCCGCTCCTGGCGCGAGATGATCACCGAGGTCGACGCCGGTGACCTCGGCGGCGCCCGCAAGGTCGCCCAGCGCATCCGCCCGCTCGTGCGCGCCATCATGAGCGGCGGCCAGGGCGCTGTCATGGCCAAGGAGGCGCTGCTGCTCCAGGGGCGCCTGCCCGAGGCCACTGTGCGCCTGCCCCTCGTGCGTGCTGAGGTCGGCGAGGTCGCCGCCCTGCGTGAGGTGCTCCAGGCCCAGGGCCTGCTCTGA
- a CDS encoding AMP-binding protein — MSAQPGPDAVPAEPTEPAGRPGSEDSALFHRPHYQPGIPATVEVPDGPLGELLEQATRFYPERVAIDFMGWTTTYSELLAASERAATLLLEVGVRKGDRVALIMPNCPQHVVAVYGALRIGAVVAEHNPLAPAEQLRAQIAHHGARVAVVWEKGVEHVADLEGLTVLSVDLSQALPAHLRAALRLPLARTRTVRASMKAERLPAGVRSWDREVARATPIPASWPQPTGADLAVLLHTGGTTGTPKAAMLTHRNLRANTNQSTAWVPMLHEGGENFLSLLPFFHAFGLTFNLFCAVQKAATQVMMPTFDPAQTLRAHRRRRLTFFVGVPVMFERILRAAQQAGADLTSLRYGVCGAAPMPPSVGAEWEQATGGFFVEGYGMTETSPVVAGTPMGPTRRLGALGLPFPSTDVRVVDPEALEAALAQGTPVDVGEEVPDGEPGELLVRGPQVFAGYWDDPEATAAVLLPGGWLRTGDMVRREESFLWMADRKRELILTGGFNVYPTQVEAAISSMPGVAQVAVVGIEKGTTGEEVVAAVVLERGEDGDLTEAARAVTLQAVREHAAAQLPRYALPRRLEVLDEMPRSMIGKLMRRLVREEIASRG; from the coding sequence GTGAGCGCGCAGCCGGGGCCGGATGCCGTACCCGCAGAGCCCACTGAGCCCGCCGGGCGCCCGGGCAGCGAGGACTCCGCGCTCTTTCACCGCCCGCACTACCAGCCGGGCATCCCCGCCACCGTCGAGGTTCCCGACGGACCGCTGGGCGAGCTGCTGGAGCAGGCGACCCGCTTCTACCCCGAGCGCGTCGCCATCGACTTCATGGGCTGGACCACCACCTACAGCGAGCTGCTGGCCGCCAGCGAGCGCGCCGCCACGCTCCTGCTCGAGGTGGGCGTGCGCAAGGGCGACCGGGTGGCGCTCATCATGCCGAACTGCCCCCAGCACGTCGTCGCCGTCTACGGGGCACTGCGCATCGGCGCCGTCGTCGCCGAGCACAACCCCCTGGCTCCCGCCGAGCAGCTGCGTGCCCAGATCGCCCACCACGGGGCCCGCGTCGCCGTCGTGTGGGAGAAGGGCGTCGAGCACGTCGCCGACCTGGAGGGCCTGACCGTCCTCAGCGTGGACCTGTCCCAGGCGCTGCCCGCACACCTGCGCGCGGCGCTGAGGCTGCCGCTGGCGCGCACGCGCACCGTGCGCGCCTCCATGAAGGCTGAGCGCCTGCCCGCCGGGGTGCGCTCCTGGGACCGGGAGGTCGCCCGCGCCACGCCAATCCCGGCCTCCTGGCCACAGCCCACGGGGGCGGACCTCGCCGTCCTGCTGCATACGGGCGGCACCACCGGCACCCCCAAGGCCGCCATGCTCACGCACCGCAACCTGCGGGCCAACACCAACCAGTCCACTGCCTGGGTGCCGATGCTGCACGAGGGCGGCGAGAACTTCCTGTCCCTGCTGCCCTTCTTCCACGCCTTCGGGCTCACCTTCAACCTGTTCTGCGCCGTGCAGAAGGCAGCCACCCAGGTGATGATGCCGACCTTCGACCCCGCCCAGACGCTGCGTGCGCACCGGCGGCGGCGCCTGACCTTCTTCGTGGGCGTGCCGGTGATGTTCGAGAGGATCCTGCGGGCGGCCCAGCAGGCGGGTGCGGACCTCACGAGCCTGCGCTACGGCGTGTGCGGTGCGGCCCCCATGCCACCGTCGGTGGGCGCCGAGTGGGAGCAGGCCACCGGCGGGTTCTTCGTCGAGGGCTACGGCATGACTGAGACGAGCCCGGTGGTGGCCGGCACCCCCATGGGCCCCACGCGCCGCCTGGGAGCCCTCGGCCTGCCCTTCCCCTCGACGGACGTGCGCGTGGTGGACCCCGAGGCGCTGGAGGCCGCCCTGGCCCAGGGCACACCGGTGGATGTGGGCGAGGAGGTGCCCGACGGCGAACCGGGTGAGCTGCTCGTGCGCGGCCCGCAGGTCTTTGCCGGCTACTGGGACGATCCCGAGGCGACGGCCGCGGTGCTCCTGCCCGGGGGCTGGCTGCGCACGGGGGACATGGTGCGCCGCGAGGAGTCCTTCCTGTGGATGGCGGACCGCAAGCGCGAGCTCATCCTCACCGGTGGTTTCAACGTCTACCCCACTCAGGTTGAGGCGGCGATCAGCTCAATGCCGGGGGTGGCGCAGGTCGCCGTCGTCGGGATCGAGAAGGGGACCACGGGTGAGGAGGTCGTCGCCGCCGTCGTGCTTGAGCGGGGTGAGGACGGCGATCTCACCGAGGCCGCGCGTGCGGTGACGCTTCAGGCCGTGCGCGAGCACGCGGCGGCGCAGTTGCCGCGTTACGCGCTGCCACGCCGCCTGGAGGTGCTCGATGAGATGCCGCGCTCGATGATCGGCAAGCTCATGCGCCGACTCGTGCGCGAGGAGATCGCCTCACGCGGCTGA